Proteins encoded in a region of the Pseudomonadota bacterium genome:
- a CDS encoding glycosyltransferase has translation MGAITHRRRRAWRPSSAVERRSWRTLPELPVARVLGIPLHCVSMSEAVDCIAGFIASRRPHLVITLGTEMVMNARHNEAFRAVASGAELLVPDSIGVVWAARRQGFDVHRVAGIDMLGALAERGAREGWRFFFLGGQPGVAEEAAARLAARHPGLVIAGIHDGYFKDDGVVVEAVRAARPDVLLAALGSPRQELWCRKNAEALGVPVAIGVGGSFDVIAGRVDRAPAWMRRFGLEWFHRLLRQPSRFVRMLALPKFALTVLFEPRRSS, from the coding sequence ATGGGCGCCATCACTCATCGGCGCCGCCGCGCCTGGCGGCCCTCGAGCGCTGTCGAACGGCGGTCGTGGCGCACGTTGCCTGAGCTTCCCGTCGCTCGCGTTCTCGGCATCCCCCTGCACTGCGTCTCCATGTCGGAGGCGGTCGACTGCATCGCGGGCTTCATCGCGAGCCGAAGGCCGCACCTCGTCATCACCCTGGGCACCGAGATGGTCATGAACGCCCGCCACAACGAGGCCTTTCGCGCCGTTGCAAGCGGCGCCGAGCTGCTCGTGCCGGACTCCATCGGCGTGGTGTGGGCCGCGCGTCGCCAAGGGTTCGATGTGCACCGCGTCGCCGGCATCGACATGCTGGGAGCGCTGGCCGAGCGCGGGGCGCGGGAGGGGTGGCGGTTCTTCTTCCTCGGAGGCCAGCCCGGCGTGGCTGAAGAGGCTGCGGCCCGTCTTGCCGCGCGTCATCCCGGCCTGGTGATTGCCGGCATCCACGACGGCTACTTCAAGGACGACGGTGTGGTGGTGGAGGCCGTGCGGGCCGCGCGCCCCGACGTCCTGCTGGCCGCGCTCGGCTCTCCTCGTCAGGAGCTGTGGTGTCGCAAGAACGCCGAGGCGCTGGGCGTCCCGGTGGCCATCGGCGTGGGCGGGTCGTTCGACGTCATTGCCGGGCGGGTCGACCGCGCGCCCGCGTGGATGCGCCGCTTCGGTCTGGAGTGGTTCCATCGCCTGCTCCGCCAGCCGTCCCGGTTCGTGCGCATGCTGGCGCTGCCGAAGTTCGCGCTCACCGTTCTCTTCGAGCCTCGTCGCTCTTCCTGA
- a CDS encoding ComF family protein: MFEARGALMPHPMRLAIETTLAWLFETRCVACRTRGPLAVCAACQARIETASGPRCARCDHPLVRDGAACPDCRRIGAPAFEATVAVGRYSGMLRDLVLALKYRDGWRVADVLASRMAERVRQRGFGVDLVVPVPVDASRKANRGYSQSVLLASRVAVRLGLPHRADLLWRRVDGVVQSTANRETRHAQLAGVFEAAEEVRGRRVLLVDDVCTTASTLNAAAQALREHGARVWGVVAARQMLHGGRR, from the coding sequence ATGTTTGAAGCGCGAGGTGCGCTGATGCCGCATCCGATGCGGCTGGCCATCGAGACGACACTGGCCTGGCTCTTCGAGACGCGTTGCGTCGCGTGCCGGACGCGAGGGCCGCTGGCGGTCTGCGCGGCCTGCCAGGCGCGCATCGAGACGGCGAGCGGCCCACGGTGCGCCCGTTGCGACCATCCCCTGGTTCGTGACGGGGCTGCCTGCCCCGACTGTCGCCGAATCGGCGCGCCCGCCTTCGAGGCGACGGTGGCGGTGGGGCGATACAGCGGCATGCTGCGCGATCTGGTGCTCGCGCTCAAGTATCGCGACGGCTGGCGGGTCGCCGATGTGCTGGCGTCGCGCATGGCGGAGCGGGTTCGTCAGCGAGGCTTCGGGGTCGATCTGGTGGTGCCCGTGCCTGTCGATGCGTCGCGCAAGGCGAATCGTGGGTACAGCCAGTCGGTGCTGCTGGCCTCCCGGGTCGCGGTGCGCCTGGGCCTGCCTCACAGGGCAGATCTGCTGTGGCGCCGGGTCGATGGGGTCGTGCAGAGCACCGCCAATCGCGAGACCCGCCACGCGCAGCTGGCGGGGGTCTTCGAGGCCGCGGAAGAGGTTCGAGGAAGGCGTGTCCTGCTCGTCGATGACGTGTGCACCACGGCGTCGACGCTGAACGCGGCGGCCCAGGCCCTGCGTGAGCATGGCGCGCGGGTCTGGGGCGTGGTGGCGGCACGCCAGATGTTGCACGGAGGAAGAAGATGA